A single genomic interval of Lactococcus sp. S-13 harbors:
- the pgsA gene encoding CDP-diacylglycerol--glycerol-3-phosphate 3-phosphatidyltransferase → MKQKLPNQLTMLRIFMIPIFVILFYLPQGARFEGVVSHAHSSVMWVIAAIVFAIASFTDWLDGYLARKWHVVSNFGKFADPLADKMLNMVAFVVLVALNVVPIWAVAIIVCRELAVTGLRLLLVEQGGVVMAAAMPGKIKTATQMLSVIFLFIGNPFYIGTILFYICVLFTIYSGYDYFAQNMQVFKNAD, encoded by the coding sequence ATGAAACAGAAACTACCCAATCAATTGACCATGCTGCGAATCTTTATGATTCCAATTTTTGTCATTTTATTTTATTTACCACAAGGCGCACGTTTTGAGGGCGTTGTTTCTCATGCGCACAGCTCCGTTATGTGGGTCATTGCGGCAATCGTTTTTGCGATTGCTTCGTTCACAGACTGGCTGGATGGCTATTTAGCACGCAAATGGCACGTGGTCAGCAATTTTGGGAAATTCGCCGATCCATTGGCCGATAAAATGCTTAACATGGTCGCCTTTGTGGTGCTGGTTGCCTTGAACGTTGTACCGATTTGGGCAGTGGCTATCATTGTCTGCCGTGAGCTTGCGGTGACTGGCCTGCGTCTGCTTTTGGTGGAGCAAGGTGGCGTGGTCATGGCAGCAGCAATGCCTGGAAAAATCAAAACTGCAACCCAAATGCTCAGCGTGATTTTCCTCTTCATCGGAAATCCATTCTACATCGGAACAATCCTTTTCTACATCTGCGTATTATTTACAATTTACAGTGGTTATGATTACTTTGCCCAAAATATGCAAGTCTTCAAAAATGCAGACTAA
- the yfmF gene encoding EF-P 5-aminopentanol modification-associated protein YfmF, translated as MTDVKLADGVMLHVIKETKFKTVRLLVRFREEISPESLGKRVIISNMLETTNAVYRTGKDFSRKLSELYGASFATGVAKKGRQHLLSINMSFVNPKLVDFDTLGEAIGFLKTAIFEPDAINGEFNPQVFKREQTNLLHYLASMNDDRSYYASRKLADLFFADSKQALPSVATAELLAQENPRAVFEYYQEMLQTNAVDIFVLGDVDENRVVDLFSDFKFADRKSVSDFSGSKTDQPNSVSNFSAEKGADVFYRQSLRAVSTLTESKDVAQAILQLGYQLPVVYGDENYLTLQVMNGLLGGFAHSKLFTNVREKASLAYSISSTFDSFTGFLKIAAGIDASHYGKARALILEQVEAMKAGEFSDADLEQTKTMLRNTFFVSQDSPSNNIELEFVKALLPERFLTTERFVSELEKVSKENIQKVAQSLTLQAEYFLKSANLGQEQEGELNFEQ; from the coding sequence TTGACGGATGTAAAATTGGCAGATGGAGTGATGCTCCATGTGATTAAGGAAACTAAATTTAAAACGGTGCGTTTGTTGGTGCGTTTTCGGGAGGAGATTTCTCCAGAAAGTTTGGGCAAACGGGTGATTATTTCCAATATGCTAGAAACGACGAATGCGGTTTACCGGACGGGCAAGGATTTTAGTCGCAAGTTATCAGAGCTTTATGGGGCTTCTTTTGCGACGGGAGTGGCTAAAAAGGGGCGGCAACACTTGCTTTCGATCAATATGAGCTTTGTTAATCCAAAATTGGTTGATTTCGACACTTTGGGTGAGGCAATTGGGTTTTTGAAAACGGCGATTTTTGAGCCTGATGCAATCAATGGGGAGTTCAATCCGCAAGTGTTCAAGCGGGAACAGACGAATTTGTTGCATTATCTGGCATCAATGAATGATGATCGGTCGTATTATGCGAGTCGTAAGTTGGCGGATTTGTTTTTTGCCGATAGCAAACAGGCTTTGCCAAGTGTGGCGACGGCTGAGCTGTTGGCGCAGGAAAATCCTCGTGCTGTTTTTGAATATTATCAAGAAATGTTGCAGACAAATGCGGTGGATATTTTTGTGCTGGGGGATGTGGACGAAAATCGAGTCGTTGACTTGTTTTCTGATTTCAAATTTGCTGACAGAAAATCCGTCAGTGATTTTTCTGGTTCAAAGACTGACCAACCCAATTCCGTCAGCAATTTCTCTGCTGAAAAAGGAGCTGATGTTTTTTATCGGCAATCCCTTCGGGCTGTTTCAACGCTGACGGAGTCCAAGGATGTGGCGCAAGCGATTTTGCAGTTGGGTTATCAGCTGCCAGTTGTTTACGGCGATGAAAATTATCTGACTTTGCAGGTGATGAATGGCCTTTTGGGCGGTTTTGCTCACTCTAAATTATTTACAAATGTGCGGGAGAAAGCGAGTCTGGCGTATTCTATTTCGTCGACCTTTGATTCTTTTACCGGCTTTTTGAAAATCGCAGCGGGGATTGATGCCAGTCATTATGGTAAAGCGCGTGCGCTTATTTTGGAGCAGGTGGAGGCGATGAAAGCTGGCGAGTTCAGCGATGCTGATCTGGAACAAACGAAAACGATGCTGCGCAATACTTTTTTTGTCAGTCAAGATTCACCGTCCAATAATATCGAATTGGAATTTGTCAAAGCATTGCTGCCAGAGCGCTTTTTGACCACGGAGCGTTTTGTGTCAGAATTGGAAAAAGTGAGCAAGGAAAACATTCAAAAAGTTGCTCAAAGCTTGACTTTGCAGGCAGAATATTTCCTAAAAAGTGCAAATTTGGGGCAAGAACAAGAGGGAGAGTTGAATTTTGAACAGTAA
- a CDS encoding MerR family transcriptional regulator — protein MSYKISEIAKITDLSIATLRYYEELGLLSPQRNSSNYREFTEKDLSWIAFIKRAKATGMTLSKIQEYAKLREQGDTTIIQRIGLLVEQERVLREQIADLEGHLDFILQKKHGYYDHLQKNSEREA, from the coding sequence ATGTCATACAAAATTTCAGAGATTGCTAAAATTACAGACTTATCCATAGCCACCCTGCGCTACTACGAAGAATTAGGACTTTTAAGCCCCCAGCGCAACAGTAGCAATTACCGAGAATTTACCGAAAAAGATTTATCTTGGATTGCTTTTATCAAGCGAGCTAAGGCAACTGGGATGACCCTATCAAAAATCCAAGAATATGCCAAACTACGCGAGCAAGGAGACACCACCATCATTCAGCGGATTGGACTTTTAGTTGAGCAAGAACGGGTCTTACGAGAACAAATTGCCGATTTGGAAGGGCATTTGGATTTTATTTTACAAAAAAAGCATGGCTACTACGATCACTTACAAAAAAACTCAGAGCGCGAAGCCTGA
- a CDS encoding YitT family protein has product MQTIIKVLKSIGLEKLVNKFSAAVVYGVFSSFALNFFYQPGHVYSSGATGVAQVVSEIITRLVGYDVLPISVTLFLVNVPLILLAWRGIGKQFTIYTLITVVMSSVFIHFIPVTQLTQDPVINAVFGGAIMGFGVGNAMKAGISSGGTDIVSLYMRKKTGRTVGTLSFIVNGIVVFIAGLLFGWEYMLYSIIAIFVSSRVQDAIFTRQKRMQVMIVTQNPDLLMHQLFEKFRHGVTILSSEGGYTREERTVLLTVITMYEYQDFKNIVERYDPKAFVSISENVRVLGNFSEISD; this is encoded by the coding sequence TTGCAAACGATAATTAAAGTTCTAAAGTCCATTGGACTGGAAAAGCTGGTCAATAAGTTTTCTGCAGCAGTGGTTTATGGTGTTTTCTCCTCTTTTGCTTTGAACTTTTTCTACCAGCCTGGTCATGTTTATTCGTCGGGGGCAACTGGGGTTGCTCAGGTGGTTTCAGAAATTATCACTCGGCTTGTTGGATATGACGTTTTGCCTATTTCGGTGACTTTATTCTTGGTCAATGTGCCATTAATTCTTTTGGCATGGCGAGGAATTGGAAAGCAATTTACGATTTATACCCTGATTACTGTTGTGATGAGTTCGGTTTTTATTCACTTTATTCCTGTCACTCAGTTGACGCAGGATCCGGTCATCAATGCCGTTTTTGGTGGTGCCATCATGGGCTTTGGTGTGGGAAATGCGATGAAAGCCGGAATTTCTTCGGGTGGAACAGATATTGTCAGCCTCTATATGCGTAAAAAAACGGGCCGTACGGTGGGGACTTTGTCTTTCATTGTCAATGGAATCGTTGTGTTCATCGCTGGATTACTCTTTGGCTGGGAGTATATGTTGTATTCAATCATTGCCATTTTTGTCAGCTCACGTGTGCAAGATGCTATTTTCACGCGTCAAAAGCGGATGCAGGTAATGATTGTGACGCAAAATCCTGATTTACTCATGCATCAATTGTTTGAGAAATTTAGACATGGGGTGACGATTTTGAGCAGTGAGGGCGGCTATACCCGTGAAGAACGGACGGTCTTACTGACAGTCATCACCATGTATGAATATCAAGATTTTAAAAATATTGTGGAGCGCTATGATCCTAAAGCTTTTGTTTCTATTTCGGAAAATGTGCGTGTTTTAGGTAATTTTTCCGAGATCAGCGACTGA
- a CDS encoding helix-turn-helix domain-containing protein codes for MAIKTIGQVLKEKRTQLGLGLSEAEELTQIQKLYIVALETDDYKALPGEFYIKAYLKQYAEKLDLNAERIIQAYDEGKGITVEDEEDLLESYHFVKPSERVDPEEEEGPKTWRNYIPIISLSAVALLILAGVVTAVLVNKPATPNLLTSDYSYAQSTTSKAVSKASSTSKQTPETSSSSSTSAQPTVAMTGSGSSVTATISQLTDPVTVTISAAAGSNIWVGVTNSNLSAGGQTLSDGANSLTTTLTTGATNAVITAGTARGLTITVNGQALNLSALTSTGTATITLQINR; via the coding sequence TTGGCAATCAAAACAATCGGACAAGTCTTAAAAGAAAAGCGAACACAGCTAGGACTTGGTCTTTCTGAGGCAGAAGAACTCACACAAATTCAAAAATTATACATTGTCGCTCTGGAAACAGACGATTACAAAGCCCTACCGGGTGAATTTTATATCAAAGCTTATCTCAAACAATATGCTGAAAAGCTGGATTTGAATGCGGAGCGCATCATCCAGGCTTATGATGAGGGCAAGGGCATCACGGTCGAAGATGAGGAAGATTTGCTCGAAAGCTATCATTTTGTTAAACCAAGTGAGCGCGTCGATCCTGAGGAGGAAGAGGGCCCAAAAACTTGGCGTAATTATATTCCTATTATTTCTTTATCAGCGGTGGCCTTATTGATTCTGGCAGGTGTTGTGACGGCTGTTTTGGTCAATAAACCAGCCACGCCCAATTTGCTGACGAGCGATTATTCCTATGCCCAAAGCACGACTTCTAAGGCGGTAAGTAAGGCAAGTAGCACAAGTAAGCAAACGCCAGAAACTAGCTCAAGTTCAAGCACCAGTGCGCAACCAACCGTTGCCATGACGGGCTCTGGCTCAAGTGTGACCGCGACAATTTCACAACTGACAGATCCAGTTACAGTGACTATCTCGGCGGCTGCGGGTAGCAATATTTGGGTTGGCGTGACCAATTCTAACCTGTCAGCAGGTGGGCAAACACTGAGTGACGGGGCAAATAGCCTCACGACTACACTGACTACTGGCGCTACAAACGCCGTCATTACGGCAGGTACGGCACGAGGTTTGACAATTACAGTTAATGGCCAAGCGCTTAATTTATCAGCATTGACCAGCACAGGAACCGCTACAATCACCCTGCAAATCAATCGCTAA
- the hisS gene encoding histidine--tRNA ligase, with protein MKLQKPKGTADLLPAQTAKWQYVEEIARAVFNDYNFKEIRTPMFESYELFSRATGETSDIVTKEMYDFEDKGGRHIALRPEGTASAVRAYIENKLYAPEVIKPVKLWYNAPMFRYERPQSGRMRQFHQFGVECLGVKNPAVDVEIIAMADTLFRQLGITGVKLSLNTLGDMDSRKAYRQALIDYLTPFENQLSEDSRRRLNENPLRVLDSKEPEDIAIVENAPAILDYLNDSSKNYFEQVKALLEALNIEYTIDPNMVRGLDYYNDTIFEFIVNFDGKELTVCGGGRYDGLVEYFDGPETPAFGFGLGIERLLMIAEKQKIEFIPEETLDVFIAVMGEKANLAATKLTESLREQAFKVERDFSNRKLGAQFKTAEKLGAELIITLGEDEVRTGNIKVKHNQTRKEVETTLKAVSEAFAPIFEEIYADEMN; from the coding sequence ATGAAACTTCAAAAACCAAAAGGAACAGCAGATTTACTCCCTGCTCAAACTGCCAAATGGCAATACGTTGAAGAAATTGCCCGTGCCGTTTTCAATGATTACAATTTCAAAGAAATCCGCACACCAATGTTTGAAAGCTATGAACTTTTCAGCCGCGCCACAGGTGAAACCAGTGATATTGTCACGAAAGAAATGTACGATTTTGAAGACAAAGGCGGTCGCCACATTGCACTCCGTCCAGAAGGCACAGCTTCAGCTGTTCGGGCCTATATTGAGAATAAACTCTACGCCCCCGAAGTCATCAAGCCAGTAAAACTCTGGTATAACGCACCAATGTTCCGCTACGAACGACCACAATCTGGCCGTATGCGTCAATTTCACCAGTTTGGTGTCGAATGCTTGGGCGTAAAAAATCCAGCTGTTGACGTAGAAATTATTGCGATGGCAGACACGCTTTTCCGTCAATTAGGCATCACAGGAGTCAAACTTTCACTCAATACTTTGGGTGATATGGACAGCCGCAAAGCCTACCGTCAAGCGCTCATTGATTATTTGACACCATTTGAAAATCAACTTTCAGAAGATAGCCGTCGTCGTCTTAACGAAAATCCTCTACGTGTTTTGGATAGCAAAGAACCCGAAGATATTGCTATCGTTGAAAATGCTCCAGCGATTTTAGACTATTTGAATGACAGCTCAAAGAACTACTTTGAACAAGTCAAAGCACTGCTTGAAGCACTCAATATCGAATACACGATTGATCCAAACATGGTGCGTGGATTGGACTATTACAATGACACCATCTTTGAATTTATTGTTAATTTTGATGGCAAAGAATTAACCGTTTGTGGTGGTGGACGTTATGATGGTTTGGTTGAATATTTTGATGGACCAGAGACACCAGCTTTTGGCTTTGGCCTTGGAATCGAACGTTTGCTCATGATTGCTGAAAAACAAAAGATTGAATTCATCCCCGAAGAAACCTTGGACGTCTTCATCGCTGTCATGGGTGAAAAAGCCAATCTTGCAGCCACAAAATTGACTGAAAGTTTACGCGAACAAGCCTTCAAAGTTGAGCGTGATTTTTCAAATCGTAAACTTGGCGCGCAGTTCAAAACCGCTGAAAAACTTGGTGCAGAGCTGATTATCACCCTCGGCGAAGACGAAGTGCGCACAGGCAACATCAAAGTCAAACACAATCAAACCCGCAAAGAAGTTGAAACAACACTCAAAGCAGTCTCTGAAGCCTTCGCACCGATTTTTGAAGAAATCTACGCCGACGAGATGAACTAA
- a CDS encoding carboxymuconolactone decarboxylase family protein produces the protein MNKKEVGLENLAKIDGAAAKPVFEALKDIAPDLNDMMLEFGFGTIYNRDGLDSKQREMITITTLLTQGGCENQLRVHIQASLNVGLTEKEIVETFIHCVPYVGFPRVLNAVFSAKEVFAGQK, from the coding sequence ATGAACAAAAAAGAAGTCGGCTTGGAAAATTTAGCTAAAATTGATGGTGCTGCAGCAAAACCTGTTTTTGAAGCACTCAAAGATATCGCACCAGATCTTAATGACATGATGCTAGAGTTTGGATTTGGTACAATTTACAATCGCGATGGTCTTGATTCTAAGCAACGCGAGATGATTACAATTACCACCCTTTTGACTCAAGGAGGCTGCGAAAATCAACTGCGTGTGCATATTCAAGCCTCACTAAATGTGGGATTGACGGAAAAAGAGATTGTGGAAACGTTTATTCACTGTGTGCCTTACGTTGGTTTTCCACGGGTGTTGAATGCTGTTTTTAGTGCTAAAGAAGTGTTTGCGGGTCAAAAATAG
- the yfmH gene encoding EF-P 5-aminopentanol modification-associated protein YfmH, with the protein MNSKFYAQTGERLYWELLPNGLTVYYLPKMDYNRTYGLFTTNFGSLDTTFVPKGETAFQTFPEGIAHFLEHKLFEKEEGDVMYKFGALGAQTNAFTSFSRTSYLFSTRENAYECTELLLDFVQTPYFTDENVRKEQGIIQQEIQMYQDDSDWRLFAGLLEKMYPESPLAADIAGTKETINAITADDLYANYEIFYHPQNMNLFLTGPFEIEEMADFVQKNQAAKTFAELPEIQRQEVAAAEPISQAQLELEVAMPKFALGLRGEDDLPTDPQALMTYKLANQLFLDLLFGRTSQRYEELYNAGLIDDSFGYSFDLDKRFHFAVFTGDTENPKKLSETLQEVLKSYKIDRDFSEEHLELLKREMLGDYYSSLNSLEYIAQQFSSEVYGDLNFFDLPEILKKISLTTIEKAADQLISDMKLVEFTILPK; encoded by the coding sequence TTGAACAGTAAGTTTTATGCGCAAACAGGCGAGAGGTTGTATTGGGAACTTTTGCCGAATGGTTTGACGGTTTATTACCTGCCGAAAATGGATTATAATCGGACTTATGGCTTGTTTACGACGAATTTTGGATCCTTGGATACAACATTTGTGCCAAAGGGAGAGACGGCATTTCAGACTTTTCCCGAGGGCATTGCTCATTTTTTAGAACATAAACTTTTTGAAAAAGAAGAGGGCGATGTGATGTATAAGTTTGGGGCTTTAGGGGCGCAAACGAATGCTTTTACAAGCTTTTCACGGACTTCTTATCTTTTTTCAACGCGAGAAAATGCTTACGAATGTACAGAATTATTGCTTGATTTTGTGCAAACGCCTTATTTTACTGACGAAAATGTGCGTAAAGAGCAGGGAATTATCCAGCAAGAAATCCAAATGTATCAGGATGATAGTGACTGGCGCTTGTTTGCTGGTTTGCTTGAAAAAATGTATCCTGAATCACCTTTAGCGGCAGATATTGCGGGGACGAAGGAGACAATCAATGCCATAACGGCGGATGATTTGTATGCGAATTATGAAATTTTTTATCATCCACAAAATATGAATTTATTTTTGACGGGGCCCTTTGAGATTGAAGAAATGGCTGATTTTGTCCAAAAAAATCAAGCCGCCAAAACTTTTGCTGAGTTACCTGAGATTCAACGGCAAGAAGTTGCTGCGGCAGAGCCGATTTCACAGGCACAGCTTGAGTTGGAAGTGGCCATGCCTAAATTTGCTTTGGGACTGCGTGGCGAAGATGATTTGCCAACTGACCCGCAGGCGCTGATGACTTACAAGCTGGCTAATCAACTCTTTTTGGATTTGCTCTTTGGTCGCACGAGTCAGCGCTATGAGGAGCTTTACAATGCGGGATTGATTGATGATTCTTTTGGTTATTCGTTTGATTTGGATAAGCGTTTCCATTTTGCTGTTTTCACGGGAGATACGGAAAATCCAAAAAAATTGAGCGAAACTTTGCAAGAAGTTCTAAAAAGTTATAAAATAGATAGAGATTTCAGCGAGGAACATCTCGAGTTGCTCAAACGGGAAATGCTTGGGGATTATTACAGTTCTTTGAACTCATTAGAATACATCGCCCAACAATTTTCTTCAGAGGTTTACGGCGACTTAAACTTTTTTGACCTTCCTGAAATTTTGAAAAAAATCAGCCTAACAACGATTGAAAAAGCGGCTGATCAATTGATTTCGGACATGAAATTAGTTGAATTTACCATTTTGCCCAAATAA
- the recF gene encoding DNA replication/repair protein RecF (All proteins in this family for which functions are known are DNA-binding proteins that assist the filamentation of RecA onto DNA for the initiation of recombination or recombinational repair.) → MKLKQIELKNFRNYAELQLDFHPNLNIFLGQNAQGKTNILEAIHFLALTRSHRTSHDKELIRWSQKEMKVTGSVEKKHTTVPLEVQLTPKGRIAKANHLKENRLADYIGQLKILMFAPENLELVKGSPAIRRRFLDMELGQIHAVYLYDSMRYNRALKERNAYLKFDQSKIDKNFLSVLDEQLVEHGNKIMLERAQFIEKLEHYASKIHKQLTHGAELLTISYAKNVKTDFAKELLSRQDHDIFRHQTSSGPHRDDLQFFINDINVADFGSQGQQRTVALSIKLAEIDLIFDETGEYPILLLDDVMSELDNSRQLDLLETSLGKTQTFLTTTTLNHLKNLPENLSIFNVEKGEITQTDEKSY, encoded by the coding sequence ATGAAACTCAAGCAGATTGAACTCAAGAATTTTCGCAACTACGCCGAGCTTCAACTTGATTTTCACCCCAACCTCAACATTTTTCTGGGACAAAACGCTCAGGGTAAAACCAACATTTTAGAAGCCATTCATTTTTTGGCGCTCACGCGCAGCCATCGCACCAGTCATGACAAAGAGCTCATCCGCTGGTCGCAAAAAGAAATGAAAGTCACAGGTTCAGTCGAAAAAAAGCACACCACGGTGCCCCTTGAAGTTCAATTGACCCCCAAGGGTCGGATTGCTAAAGCCAATCACCTCAAGGAAAATCGTCTTGCCGACTACATTGGCCAACTCAAAATTCTCATGTTTGCCCCCGAAAATCTCGAATTAGTCAAAGGATCACCCGCCATTCGCAGACGCTTTTTGGATATGGAGTTAGGACAGATTCACGCCGTCTACCTTTACGACTCCATGCGCTATAACCGTGCGCTCAAAGAACGCAATGCCTATCTCAAATTTGACCAAAGCAAGATTGATAAAAACTTTTTGAGCGTTTTGGACGAACAACTCGTTGAACATGGCAATAAAATCATGCTTGAACGGGCGCAATTTATCGAAAAACTCGAGCATTACGCCAGCAAAATTCATAAACAACTCACGCATGGTGCCGAACTGCTCACCATATCGTATGCCAAAAATGTTAAGACAGATTTCGCTAAAGAACTCTTGAGCCGTCAAGATCATGACATTTTCCGTCATCAGACAAGCAGTGGCCCCCATCGTGATGATTTACAGTTTTTCATCAATGACATCAATGTAGCCGATTTTGGTAGTCAAGGCCAACAACGCACCGTCGCCCTCAGCATCAAACTTGCCGAAATCGATTTAATTTTTGACGAGACGGGAGAATATCCCATCCTTCTCTTAGACGACGTCATGAGCGAATTAGACAATAGCCGTCAGCTTGACTTGCTTGAAACAAGTTTAGGAAAAACGCAAACTTTCCTCACCACGACCACCCTTAATCATCTTAAAAATTTACCTGAAAACCTCAGTATTTTTAACGTTGAAAAAGGCGAAATCACACAGACAGACGAAAAAAGTTACTGA
- a CDS encoding RNA-binding S4 domain-containing protein, with product MEKYILFEEYITLGKILKELGLIATGGQAKLFLAENTGQIFYNGEAENRRGKKLRAGDVLEFKNSALTVTFEQASPEAIAQHEADKAEENRVKALVKKLNAEQKAPKATKKAPPRFPGRK from the coding sequence ATGGAAAAATACATTTTATTTGAAGAATACATCACACTTGGCAAAATTTTGAAAGAACTTGGACTCATTGCCACAGGTGGGCAAGCCAAATTATTTCTCGCCGAAAATACGGGTCAAATTTTCTACAATGGTGAAGCAGAAAATCGTCGTGGAAAAAAACTCCGAGCTGGTGACGTCCTTGAATTTAAAAATTCAGCCTTGACCGTCACATTTGAACAAGCCAGCCCCGAAGCAATCGCCCAACACGAAGCCGACAAAGCCGAAGAAAACCGCGTCAAAGCACTCGTCAAAAAATTGAACGCTGAACAAAAAGCGCCAAAAGCAACGAAAAAAGCGCCCCCACGTTTCCCAGGACGCAAATAA
- the aspS gene encoding aspartate--tRNA ligase — protein MKRTNYAGNITEEYLNQTVTVKGWVAKRRNLGGLIFIDLRDREGIVQIVVNPETAAKEVAEAADKARNEFVLEVTGNVVERASKNDKIKTGGIEIEATSIEILSTSKTTPFEIKDDVEVLDDTRLKYRYLDLRRPEMLKNITMRHATTRSIREYLDTAGFIDVETPFLNRSTPEGARDYLVPSRVNKGEFYALPQSPQLMKQLLMTAGLDRYYQIVKCFRDEDLRGDRQPEFTQVDLETSFLGEEEIQELTEGLIAKVMKEVKGVEVTLPFPRMKYDDAMNFYGSDKPDTRFDLLLTDLSALAKTVDFKVFQEAEVVKAIVVKNAADKYSRKAIDKLTEQAKQNGAKGLAWVKYEKGELAGGVSKFLAEATERFVSELGLSENDLVLFVADSLDVANSALGALRLTVGKQQGLIDFRKFNFLWVIDWPMFEWSDEEERYMSAHHPFTLPTKETQAFLSADGYAKGSDLKKVRAHAYDIVLNGYELGGGSLRINTRELQEEMLKALGFDLADANEQFGFLLEALDYGFPPHGGLALGLDRFVMLLAGKDNIREVIAFPKNNKATDPMTQAPSQVAEKQLKELSIKLANDN, from the coding sequence ATGAAACGTACAAATTACGCTGGAAATATTACCGAAGAATATTTAAACCAAACGGTCACTGTCAAGGGGTGGGTTGCTAAACGCCGCAATCTTGGCGGCTTGATTTTCATTGATTTGCGTGACCGTGAAGGAATCGTTCAAATCGTTGTGAATCCTGAAACTGCAGCGAAAGAAGTTGCTGAGGCCGCAGATAAAGCACGTAATGAATTTGTCCTTGAAGTGACAGGTAACGTGGTTGAACGGGCCAGCAAAAACGATAAAATCAAGACAGGTGGCATCGAAATCGAAGCAACTTCCATCGAGATTCTCTCAACATCAAAAACAACACCTTTTGAAATCAAAGATGATGTTGAAGTACTCGATGATACACGCTTGAAATACCGTTACCTTGATTTGCGTCGTCCAGAAATGCTCAAAAATATCACAATGCGCCATGCTACAACGCGTTCAATCCGCGAATATTTGGATACTGCTGGTTTTATTGATGTTGAGACACCTTTCTTGAACAGATCAACACCAGAAGGTGCTCGTGACTACCTTGTTCCTTCTCGGGTCAATAAAGGTGAATTTTATGCGCTCCCACAATCTCCACAATTGATGAAACAATTGCTCATGACTGCTGGTCTTGACCGTTATTATCAAATTGTCAAATGTTTCCGTGATGAAGATTTACGTGGTGACCGCCAACCTGAATTTACACAAGTTGACTTAGAAACTTCATTTTTGGGTGAAGAAGAAATTCAAGAATTGACCGAAGGTTTGATTGCCAAAGTCATGAAGGAAGTCAAGGGTGTTGAGGTTACTTTGCCTTTCCCACGAATGAAATATGATGATGCGATGAACTTCTATGGCTCTGACAAACCAGATACTCGCTTTGATTTATTATTGACTGACTTATCAGCACTTGCGAAAACAGTTGATTTTAAAGTTTTCCAAGAAGCAGAAGTGGTCAAAGCGATTGTTGTCAAAAACGCAGCCGACAAATATTCTCGTAAAGCCATTGACAAGTTGACTGAACAAGCTAAGCAAAACGGTGCTAAAGGTCTGGCTTGGGTCAAATATGAAAAAGGCGAATTAGCAGGTGGCGTTTCAAAATTCTTGGCAGAAGCTACGGAGCGTTTTGTCAGCGAATTAGGACTTTCTGAAAATGACTTAGTCTTGTTTGTGGCAGATTCACTTGATGTGGCCAATAGCGCACTTGGTGCTTTGCGTTTGACTGTTGGTAAACAACAAGGCTTGATTGATTTCCGTAAATTCAATTTCCTTTGGGTTATTGACTGGCCAATGTTTGAATGGTCTGATGAGGAAGAACGTTATATGTCAGCGCATCATCCATTTACCTTGCCAACGAAAGAAACACAAGCTTTCTTGTCAGCCGATGGCTATGCGAAGGGTTCAGACTTGAAGAAAGTGCGCGCTCATGCCTATGATATCGTTTTGAATGGCTATGAGCTTGGTGGTGGTTCATTGCGGATTAACACACGTGAGCTTCAAGAAGAAATGCTCAAAGCACTTGGCTTTGATTTGGCAGATGCCAATGAGCAATTCGGCTTCCTTTTGGAAGCTTTGGACTATGGTTTCCCACCACATGGTGGTTTGGCTCTCGGACTTGATCGTTTTGTTATGCTCCTTGCTGGCAAGGATAATATCCGTGAAGTTATCGCCTTTCCAAAAAATAATAAAGCAACTGACCCAATGACACAAGCACCTTCACAAGTTGCTGAAAAACAGCTGAAAGAATTGAGTATTAAACTTGCAAACGATAATTAA